One segment of Akkermansiaceae bacterium DNA contains the following:
- a CDS encoding YjbQ family protein → MSAHSSEFTLRTQGKGTYEITDEITRIVAEAGVATGTVTVFVQHTSASLVIMENADPSARTDLEAFFDHLVPEDTPYFIHTYEGPDDMPSHIRMALTRSSEVIPVINGRMTLGTWQGIFLFEHRRASHHRKVSVSVVGA, encoded by the coding sequence GTGAGTGCCCACTCGTCAGAATTCACCCTGCGCACACAGGGGAAGGGGACGTATGAAATCACCGATGAGATTACCCGCATCGTCGCTGAGGCCGGGGTGGCAACGGGGACGGTCACCGTTTTTGTCCAGCACACCAGTGCCAGCCTGGTGATCATGGAGAATGCCGATCCGTCGGCCCGGACTGACCTGGAGGCGTTTTTCGACCATCTGGTGCCAGAGGATACGCCGTATTTCATCCACACCTACGAAGGCCCCGATGATATGCCGTCCCACATCCGCATGGCCCTTACCCGGAGTAGCGAGGTCATCCCCGTCATCAACGGCCGGATGACACTCGGCACCTGGCAGGGGATTTTCCTGTTCGAACACCGCCGCGCCTCTCACCACCGGAAGGTCAGTGTTTCCGTGGTTGGTGCGTGA
- a CDS encoding polyphosphate kinase 2 family protein, whose translation MPVQGALEKYRVCHKGKFRLKDHPTDDKSLFGHGSKEDHAPFLSQLTSELKDLQNRLYAEGKHRILVVIQAMDTGGKDGTVKSVFSKVDPQGIHVEPFKKPNEEELAHDFLWRVHKKVPHNGEIVVFNRSHYEDILAVRVKNIYPKSVWKPRYRHIVEFERMLVEEGTTIIKLFLNISKEEQKRRLQARLDNPAKHWKFNPDDLKDRARWEEFQEVYEDVISETGTKYAPWHIIPADRKWYRNLVVARIMVDTLKELNMEFPISDWIAEDIIID comes from the coding sequence ATGCCAGTTCAAGGAGCCCTAGAGAAATACCGTGTTTGTCACAAAGGCAAGTTTCGTCTGAAAGATCACCCGACTGATGATAAATCCCTCTTTGGCCATGGTAGCAAGGAGGATCATGCGCCGTTTCTTAGCCAGCTCACAAGCGAGCTGAAGGATTTGCAGAACAGGCTCTATGCCGAAGGGAAACACCGTATTCTTGTGGTCATCCAGGCGATGGACACAGGGGGGAAGGACGGCACGGTGAAGAGCGTCTTTTCCAAAGTCGACCCGCAGGGGATTCATGTCGAGCCGTTCAAAAAACCCAACGAGGAGGAGCTTGCGCACGATTTCCTCTGGCGCGTCCACAAGAAGGTGCCGCACAATGGTGAGATTGTTGTTTTCAACCGCAGTCACTACGAGGACATCCTCGCGGTCAGGGTGAAGAACATTTACCCCAAGAGTGTGTGGAAACCCCGCTACCGGCACATCGTCGAGTTTGAGAGGATGCTCGTTGAGGAGGGCACAACCATTATCAAGCTCTTCCTCAACATCTCCAAGGAGGAACAAAAAAGACGCCTTCAGGCCAGGCTGGATAATCCGGCCAAACACTGGAAATTTAACCCGGACGACCTCAAAGACCGCGCCCGATGGGAGGAGTTCCAGGAGGTATACGAGGATGTTATTTCTGAAACGGGAACCAAGTATGCCCCCTGGCACATTATTCCGGCCGACAGGAAATGGTATCGCAACCTCGTGGTCGCACGGATCATGGTCGATACCCTCAAGGAGCTGAACATGGAGTTCCCCATATCCGACTGGATCGCCGAGGACATCATCATCGACTAA